The window CGTACCGTTGAGGACGCGCTCACCGGATGGGAGCGGCGTTCGCGGGCGACACCTGCCTGCGACCACACGGAGGTGCTCGGTCCAGAGGACTGGCTCGTGGCACCGGTGGAGTACCGGGGCGAACCCTGGGGCCGCGTCGTCATGCTTCCCGCCCCGACCCGTACCCCACGTACCCCGTCGTTCGGCCCCGAGGACGTGGCCGTGCTGGAACGGACGGCGATGACCCTGACCATCGCCCGTCTCATCCATGCCACGACCTGGGAGCGAAGCGCTCACCGCAACACGCTGCGGGACATCGCCGAGCAGCGCCACCGCTCCCCCGACGAGGCCCGTGCGCGCGCCGCCGCGCTGGGCCTGCCCACCGAGGAGTGCCGTTTCCTCGCCGTCCTGATCGAGACCCGCACCCATCCGGGCGGCGAGGAGCTGGAGACCCGGCTGGCCGAGGACCTTCGGACGGTGACCGTGCCCGCCCTCGTGGGCGAACTGGCCCCCGGACGCGTGGGCGTGCTGCTGTCCCTGCGCCCCTCGGGGTCCTGGCGGCCCACGGTCGAACAGCTCGCCCGCACCGCGCTGAACCTGGACGCGGGGGCCGTCGTGAGCGTCGGCTCCGAGGTCACCGACCTCTCCCGCGCGGCCCGTTCCTTCCGCGAGGCGACGCGCGTCGCGGAGGCGGCCCTGCCGCACTCCACGGACAAACCCTTCTACGAGCTGTCCGACATCGGCCTGCGGCACCTCCTGTACGCGCTGCGCCAGGACCCACACGTCCAGAGCTTCGCCGAGCGGCAGCTCGCCCAACTGATCGACCACGACAGCCGGCACGGCACCAGCCTGCTGACGACACTGCGCCACTACCTGGACGCCGCCGGCAACAAGACCACCGCCGCACGCAGGGGCGAGCTGTCCCGGCAGACGCTCTACCAACGGCTGCACACCATCGAGCGGCTGCTCGACCTCGACCTCGAATCCGGCGAAGACCGGACCGAACTGCACGTGGCCCTCATCGCGCTGGATGTCTCCCGCCTGGGCTGACACGCCTTCAGGCGGCCACCCCGGCGCCCCGCTCGCTCCCCTCTCCATCTCCATGGATCGGCTCTCTGTGGATCGGCGCTTCCGAGCCGGTCAGCGGAACGCCCGTGCCGCCCCGCCGGGCCGCGACGATCTCCGCCGCGATGGACAGGGCCGTCTCCTCGGGCGTACGGGCGCCGAGGTCGAGCCCGATCGGCGAGCTGAGCCGGGCCAACTCCCGTTCCGTCAGGCCCACTTCACGCAGCCTGCGTTCACGGTCTGTGTGGGTGCGGCGCGAGCCCATCGCCCCGACGAACGCGACCGGCATCCGCAGGGCCTCCGTCAGCAGGGGCACATCGAACTTGGCGTCGTGGGTGAGTACGCACAGGACCGTGCGCGAGTCCGTCGTGGTGCCCCGCAGATAGCGGTGCGGCCAGTCGACGACGATGTCGTCGGCGTCGGGAAAGCGGGCCCGGGTGGCGAAGACGGGACGCGCGTCGCAGACGGTGACGTGGTAGCCGAGGAACTTGCCGACGCGGACCAGTGCGGACGCGAAGTCGATCGCACCGAAGACGATCATGCGGGGCGGCGGGACGTTCGACTCGACGAGCAGCGTGATCCCGCCGGGGCAGTGCGACCCTCCCCCAGACTCCGTCCGGGGGGACCCCCACATCGCTTCGCTCGCCGAGAGCTCGATGGTGCCCGTGCTGCCGCTCTCCAGCATGGCGCGGGCCTGCGCCGCCGCCGTCCGGTCCAGCTCGGGGTGCCCGCCGAGCCCGCCCTCGTGCGATCCGTCGGGCCGTACGAGCAGGGCCTGGCCCAGGAGTTCGGCCGGGCCCCGGACGACCCGTGCGAAGGCCGTCGGTTCACCCCTGGCGGCGGCCGACAGCGCCGACCGGAACACCGTCCGGGCGGGCGCTGTCGCGCGTACCGGTGTGACCAGGATGTCGATGATCCCGCCGCAGGTCAGGCCGACTGCGAAGGCGTCCTCGTCGCTGTAGCCGAACCTCTCCAGGACGGTCCCACCGTCTGCCAACGCCTGTTGGCAGAGGTCGTACACCGCGCCTTCCACACAGCCGCCGGACACGGAACCGATGACCGTGCCCTCGCTGTCGACGGCGAGGGCGGCGCCGGGGCCGCGCGGAGCACTGCCGCCGACCGCCACGACGGTGGCGACTGCGAAGTCCCGGCCCTCCTCAGCCCAGCTGTGCAGCTCCTCGCCGATGTCAAGCATCCTCGCCT is drawn from Streptomyces liliifuscus and contains these coding sequences:
- a CDS encoding PucR family transcriptional regulator, with amino-acid sequence MSEERRTAGPPHGDEPEAVTGRPLTVGDVLGLPVLAAGQPRVVAGESGLGRRVQWVHITELTDPASFLKGGELVLTTGMPLPEQPAEVRRYVDELADIGAAALVIELVRRYHRPPEALVHACRSRGLPLVTLSKDVNFLEVTQVVHALIVGNQMQAMRRTQQIHEAFTALTLRGASPAEVVRAAAETSGHTVVLENLVHHAVICEPSGRTVEDALTGWERRSRATPACDHTEVLGPEDWLVAPVEYRGEPWGRVVMLPAPTRTPRTPSFGPEDVAVLERTAMTLTIARLIHATTWERSAHRNTLRDIAEQRHRSPDEARARAAALGLPTEECRFLAVLIETRTHPGGEELETRLAEDLRTVTVPALVGELAPGRVGVLLSLRPSGSWRPTVEQLARTALNLDAGAVVSVGSEVTDLSRAARSFREATRVAEAALPHSTDKPFYELSDIGLRHLLYALRQDPHVQSFAERQLAQLIDHDSRHGTSLLTTLRHYLDAAGNKTTAARRGELSRQTLYQRLHTIERLLDLDLESGEDRTELHVALIALDVSRLG
- a CDS encoding XdhC family protein produces the protein MLDIGEELHSWAEEGRDFAVATVVAVGGSAPRGPGAALAVDSEGTVIGSVSGGCVEGAVYDLCQQALADGGTVLERFGYSDEDAFAVGLTCGGIIDILVTPVRATAPARTVFRSALSAAARGEPTAFARVVRGPAELLGQALLVRPDGSHEGGLGGHPELDRTAAAQARAMLESGSTGTIELSASEAMWGSPRTESGGGSHCPGGITLLVESNVPPPRMIVFGAIDFASALVRVGKFLGYHVTVCDARPVFATRARFPDADDIVVDWPHRYLRGTTTDSRTVLCVLTHDAKFDVPLLTEALRMPVAFVGAMGSRRTHTDRERRLREVGLTERELARLSSPIGLDLGARTPEETALSIAAEIVAARRGGTGVPLTGSEAPIHREPIHGDGEGSERGAGVAA